One genomic window of Diospyros lotus cultivar Yz01 chromosome 8, ASM1463336v1, whole genome shotgun sequence includes the following:
- the LOC127808001 gene encoding uncharacterized protein LOC127808001: MTMPTMKQLSKWVSDLEWRVLLLLLLPLSLFLFVSLSLSNSSSVLFKSLPSFAPLQSFIYGPAPRRSPIPPPPAPSATDLQRSKIAVCLVGGARRFELTGPSIVDRILRVYPNSDLFLHSPLDSDAFKFSLLKIAPRIAAVRIFMPQPLPETESQLRVLTASNSPNGIQGLLQYFTLVEGCLTMIKAYQSRQNFTYDWIVRTRVDGYWSAPLSPRNFVLGRYLVPPGSSFGGLNDRLGIGDFNTSAAALSRISLVPKLDSAGFRQLNSEAAFRAQLTTEGVPYVTKRLPFCVVTDRKYGFPPSQYGVPVAAMSSRGPLSGMKCRPCAAACSGECVGRVMDGLYKGWSWTEWSNGTLELCDAHGEWEKGWEATFDWLAGKKLAAGRRRVSRLKLKQCVDDFEEMRRKTTIWEAPPATEICQLGSVAE; this comes from the exons ATGACGATGCCGACGATGAAGCAGCTCTCCAAATGGGTATCGGATCTCGAGTGGCGGGTCCTCCTCCTCCTGCTTCTCCCCCTCTCCCTCTTCCTCTtcgtctccctctctctctccaactcCTCCTCCGTCCTCTTCAAGTCCCTTCCCTCTTTCGCCCCTCTCCAGTCCTTTATTTACGGCCCTGCCCCCCGGAGGTCGCCGATTCCTCCGCCGCCGGCTCCCAGCGCGACCGATTTGCAGCGGTCGAAAATCGCGGTGTGCCTGGTGGGCGGGGCCCGACGGTTCGAGCTGACTGGGCCGTCGATTGTGGATAGGATTCTGAGGGTTTATCCCAACTCCGATCTCTTCCTTCACAGCCCTCTCGACTCCGATGccttcaaattctctctcctCAAGATCGCCCCCCGAATCGCCGCAGTGAGGATCTTCATGCCCCAGCCCCTCCCGGAAACAGAGTCGCAGCTCCGAGTCCTCACCGCTAGTAACTCGCCTAACGGCATACAG GGATTGTTGCAGTATTTCACACTCGTCGAGGGATGCTTGACGATGATCAAAGCGTATCAAAGCCGCCAAAACTTCACTTACGACTGGATAGTCCGCACCCGAGTCGACGGGTACTGGTCGGCCCCGCTCAGCCCCCGCAACTTCGTTCTGGGCCGGTACCTGGTCCCCCCGGGCTCGTCCTTTGGCGGACTCAACGACCGCCTCGGAATCGGGGACTTCAACACCTCCGCAGCGGCTCTCTCGCGCATCTCGCTTGTCCCGAAGCTCGACTCGGCCGGGTTCCGCCAACTCAACTCGGAGGCGGCCTTCCGGGCCCAACTCACCACCGAGGGAGTCCCCTACGTCACCAAACGCCTCCCCTTCTGCGTCGTCACGGATCGGAAGTACGGGTTCCCGCCGTCTCAGTACGGGGTTCCAGTGGCGGCGATGTCGAGCCGGGGGCCGCTGAGCGGCATGAAATGCCGGCCGTGTGCGGCGGCGTGCTCTGGCGAGTGCGTCGGGAGAGTGATGGACGGGCTTTATAAAGGGTGGAGCTGGACGGAGTGGTCCAACGGGACGCTCGAGCTCTGCGACGCTCACGGCGAGTGGGAGAAGGGCTGGGAGGCGACGTTCGACTGGCTGGCCGGGAAGAAGCTAGCGGCGGGGCGGCGGCGAGTTTCGAGACTGAAGCTGAAGCAATGTGTGGATGATTTCGAGGAGATGAGGCGGAAAACGACGATCTGGGAGGCTCCGCCGGCGACGGAGATTTGTCAACTGGGATCCGTGGCGGAATAA
- the LOC127808005 gene encoding uncharacterized protein LOC127808005, which produces MKIPQAHMTLNQLHLFPDRGPPLPRSLSAFCPSFIMSPHLHSCPSLHHPQNRIIIHLLSLSLSAADMSPAKIVANFRRSLSFPNHPSSSHSSSSKPRKTFHVRSTSLPCRSHPLVSFLKDHLRELVSWGSHPSPRTLAWLSLGLTRLRTVLDYLDDLLQLPQTQDSLLRHHSRWIENLLDDLLRFVDVYGIFQTLILALKQEHSAAQVAIRRRDDSKIALYVKAVKKLANEMGQLASAVRTTGAFPALTPDGDAELAEVIRDAYEATVLVSAALFNGVSLPFAAQKSWWVGLRMAKRSKRSARAEEGIQQFQAVGRESLWGLRKKGDEEVRMVLKRMQELEDCIAEIEVCSERVFRSLVNTRVSLLNVLTK; this is translated from the coding sequence ATGAAAATCCCCCAAGCCCACATGACCCTTAACCAGCTCCACTTATTCCCGGATCGGGGTCCCCCTCTCCCTCGTTCACTCTCCGCGTTCTGCCCCTCCTTTATAATGTCCCCCCATCTCCATTCCTGTCCTTCACTCCACCACCCCCAGAACAGAATAATCAttcatctcctctctctctctctctccgccgCCGATATGTCCCCCGCCAAGATAGTAGCGAATTTCCGGCGCTCTCTTTCCTTCCCAAACCATCCCAGCAGCAGCCACTCATCATCATCCAAGCCACGCAAGACCTTCCACGTCCGCTCCACCAGTCTCCCCTGCAGATCCCACCCATTAGTCTCCTTCCTCAAGGACCACCTCCGTGAGCTCGTCTCCTGGGGATCCCACCCCTCCCCCCGCACCCTGGCTTGGCTCAGCCTTGGCCTGACACGTCTCCGCACCGTCCTCGACTACCTCGACGACCTACTCCAGCTCCCCCAGACCCAGGACTCCCTTCTCCGCCACCACTCCCGCTGGATCGAGAACCTTCTCGACGACCTCCTCCGCTTCGTCGACGTCTACGGAATCTTCCAGACCCTGATTCTGGCTCTCAAGCAGGAGCACTCCGCCGCTCAGGTGGCAATACGAAGGCGAGACGATTCCAAGATTGCTCTCTACGTCAAGGCAGTAAAGAAACTCGCCAATGAAATGGGCCAGCTTGCTTCCGCCGTCCGGACCACCGGAGCCTTTCCTGCACTGACTCCGGATGGAGATGCCGAGCTGGCGGAGGTTATCAGGGACGCTTATGAGGCAACGGTGCTGGTTTCGGCGGCGCTCTTTAACGGCGTTTCTCTGCCCTTTGCGGCGCAGAAGTCGTGGTGGGTGGGGCTGAGGATGGCGAAAAGGTCGAAGAGATCAGCGAGGGCGGAGGAGGGCATTCAACAGTTCCAAGCGGTGGGCAGAGAAAGCTTGTGGggcttgagaaagaagggagATGAAGAAGTGAGAATGGTGCTAAAGAGAATGCAGGAGCTGGAGGATTGTATCGCCGAAATCGAAGTTTGCAGCGAGAGAGTGTTCAGGAGCTTGGTTAACACAAGGGTTTCGCTCCTCAATGTCCTCACCAAATAG